GACGAGCGCACCTCGCTGCAGAATCTTTATCTGCAACTTACCCAGCAGCTGCGTCAATACACTCCCGAGCAGGCCCAGCAGCTGCCCGCGCTGCCCGCTCCCGCGGGGGTGAACACCGACGCGAATCTGGCCGCCAACGTCGGACCCGCCGCACCGGCATCGACGCCGCCGAGCTGGGGTTATGCCGCCGCGGCCAGTGCGCCGGTCCCCCAACCCCAGTCGTACTCGGTGCCCCCGCCGCCCGGCATTCCGGTCGACCCGGTCGCCGACTGGCCTGCTCCCGTCGCGCCACCGCTGACACCCAACCTGCTCGACCTGGGCGGGTATGACCCTTCGTGGTCGCTGCTCTATGGGTACAACGTCCTGGACTGGTTCAACTGGGGGCTCTCCGGTTTCAACCGGTACGGATACGACTTCATGGGCTTCGACCGCTGGGGCTACGACCGCTGGGGCTACGACCGCTGGGGCTACGATCGCTGGGGCTACAACTGGGATGGCTACAACTGGTCCGGATACAACCGCGACGGCCGGGATCGCGATGGCCGCAACGAGTGGGGCCAGTTCCGCGACGAAGATCCCCGCGACCAGGGTTGGTACGACCGGTATCACCCGTACCGGCAGTACTACGAGTGGAAGTTCCAGAACACCAACCCGGTGTTCAGCCGAAGCCTCTGGGACCAAACGCACGGAATCGATCCGGCCCAGTACCGCGACTGGAACCTGAATCGCAACTGGGACAACCCTTTAGAGCGCGACTGGTCACCCGTGGTCCGCGTTGCCGACCGCCCGGCCCTGGCCGAGCCCGTCGTGAACCTGGACGCATCTCTGGCTCAGTTCATCGCCGCCGACAAGTCGGCCCGCCCCGCGGACGACCTCATCAAGGACCTGTCGACCAAGTCCGTCCGAAACTTCAGCAAGGAACTCGCAACTCCGGACCCGGCACCCGAAAAGCTTCCCGCGCCGGGATCTCCCGTCGACGTAAAGCCTTCCGCACCACCGGTGTTGACGGTGCCGGCCCCGACGGTGCCGCCCAAGCAAGTACCCGAGGATTTCACGCCTCCGTCGCTGCCCACCGTCCCGCCGCTGACGCCGTCTCCTTCCACAGAGCCGCGCGCGACGTCCAGCACCTCAAGTCCGGT
The nucleotide sequence above comes from Mycobacteroides saopaulense. Encoded proteins:
- a CDS encoding DUF2502 domain-containing protein; translated protein: MTTVPPPVDEDTAMRIWELPEENPEPPARWSKYVPGESQLRAAAFGTLVGLLVAVILGAAYGAQPGGSLWALDRTVFPTHAQDVAVRAVVSQLKKAQDILGNGKQPTPDQLTEARTSLNEAKRGLEFVSASDERTSLQNLYLQLTQQLRQYTPEQAQQLPALPAPAGVNTDANLAANVGPAAPASTPPSWGYAAAASAPVPQPQSYSVPPPPGIPVDPVADWPAPVAPPLTPNLLDLGGYDPSWSLLYGYNVLDWFNWGLSGFNRYGYDFMGFDRWGYDRWGYDRWGYDRWGYNWDGYNWSGYNRDGRDRDGRNEWGQFRDEDPRDQGWYDRYHPYRQYYEWKFQNTNPVFSRSLWDQTHGIDPAQYRDWNLNRNWDNPLERDWSPVVRVADRPALAEPVVNLDASLAQFIAADKSARPADDLIKDLSTKSVRNFSKELATPDPAPEKLPAPGSPVDVKPSAPPVLTVPAPTVPPKQVPEDFTPPSLPTVPPLTPSPSTEPRATSSTSSPVPSTEPSHVPAPTSGPPTNATTSAPAPEPTSVAPAPTPKDETSAPVTTPSAPTHETPVTPTPRQTITTPPSETVEPSAAPEPTKQRSTPTYEAPTSEAPAPRATVEPAPAETPAKQAPVERETAPSRASAPEPTREAPAREAPTYSTPVQAPSMGGGNSGGSGGGGRH